The genomic DNA GAATCCTTATTACATAGAGGATCTGAAAAATAAAACAGGCAATCATATAGATGTTTATAATTATGTAGTAGAATCTGAGGAAAGCAAAAAATTTTATAAAATGCTTTTTGATATGCTGGTTTATCTGATACCTGAATACGAAGAAGAGGGAAAAGCCCACCTTCGTATAGGAATAGGGTGTTCCGGAGGACAGCACAGATCAGTTTCTTATGTGAATAAGCTTCATAAAGAATTAAGCGAAGAATTTGATTATAAAATAACATATTATCACAGAGAAGTGGGAGAAAAGGAGATCGTATGAATAATATAGAGCCTCCTGTAAAGCTGAATGAGATACCTCTGAATCCCGGCACATATATTATGAAAAATGAAAAAGGTAGGGTAATATATGTAGGGAAAGCCAAAAATCTAAGAAACAGGGTTTCGTCATATTTTAAAAATATCAGTTCACATACTGTAAAAACACTCGAACTTGTAAAAAATATAAGAAGCATAGAATTTTTTATATGCCAGAATGAAGTAGAGGCACTTATTCTGGAAAATAATCTTATAAAGAAGCATAAGCCGAAATATAATATAATGCTGAAGGATGAGAAAACTTATCCTTATATAAAAATAAGCAAGGAAGCATTCCCAAAGATAGAAATAGTAAGAAGTACCAAAAAATTAGACAGTAAAGAAGCAGAGTACTTCGGTCCTTATCCAATGGGAATATATTTTGCTGTAAAGTCACTTTTGAAGATATTTCCGATAAGGGACTGTAACAGGAATATGGAAAAGCAGTATGACAGACCGTGTCTGAAATATTATATGAATCTTTGTACAGGACCGTGTGTATATAAGGATTCTGTAACGGAATACAATGAAAATGTAAATAATTTCAGAAATTTTTTAAAGGGACATCAGAATAAAATTCTTGGCAGTCTAGAAGCCAGAATGAAAGAATTCAGTGAAAACATGGAATTTGAGAGGGCGATAAGAGAAAGAGAAAAGATAGTTTCACTGAAAAAGCTGCTTCAGAATCAGGTAATAGAATACAGCAAGGAGATAGACGAGGATGTATTTGTTATTGACCAGATAGGAGAAAAATCCTTTATATGTGTTCTGGATATCAGGGAAGGTAAGATTATCAATAAAAATCATATTTATGTATCCTTGGAAAATGTTCAGGAGGATGACTTATTCCACAGAATTTTTACGGCATATTATGAAAAAAGAAATATCCCCAAGAATATAATTCTGGATAAAAAATATGAAGAAGACGGAGACTTGATAAAAGGCTGGGTAAAGGCCGAAAAAAACAAAGATGTAAAACTGTATTTTCCGTCGATAGACAGCAGAAGAAAGCAGCTGCTGGAAATGGGATATCTGAACCTGAATGAAGAAGTGGAAAAATATTTTAAACAGAAAAAAATACTTGAAGAAGGGCTTGCTAAGCTGAAAATAGAGCTTAATCTAAGAAAGCTTCCAAGAAGGATTGACTGCTTTGATATATCCAATATTCAGGGGAAAGATGCCGTAGCGGCTATGACAGTGGCAATAGACGGTAATCCAGATCCGTCAAAATACAGACATTTTAAGATACAGACAAAGGATACTCCGGATGACTTCCATATGATGAGAGAGGCTCTCACAAGAAGATATTCAAAGATTCCGGATGAGGAATTTCCCGAACTTATATTGATAGATGGAGGAAAAGGGCAGCTTGGTGTGGCAACAG from Sebaldella termitidis ATCC 33386 includes the following:
- the uvrC gene encoding excinuclease ABC subunit UvrC, with the protein product MNNIEPPVKLNEIPLNPGTYIMKNEKGRVIYVGKAKNLRNRVSSYFKNISSHTVKTLELVKNIRSIEFFICQNEVEALILENNLIKKHKPKYNIMLKDEKTYPYIKISKEAFPKIEIVRSTKKLDSKEAEYFGPYPMGIYFAVKSLLKIFPIRDCNRNMEKQYDRPCLKYYMNLCTGPCVYKDSVTEYNENVNNFRNFLKGHQNKILGSLEARMKEFSENMEFERAIREREKIVSLKKLLQNQVIEYSKEIDEDVFVIDQIGEKSFICVLDIREGKIINKNHIYVSLENVQEDDLFHRIFTAYYEKRNIPKNIILDKKYEEDGDLIKGWVKAEKNKDVKLYFPSIDSRRKQLLEMGYLNLNEEVEKYFKQKKILEEGLAKLKIELNLRKLPRRIDCFDISNIQGKDAVAAMTVAIDGNPDPSKYRHFKIQTKDTPDDFHMMREALTRRYSKIPDEEFPELILIDGGKGQLGVATEVIDSIDKSHLVDIISIAKREEEIFKSREREPYIFSKSDEALKILQRIRDEAHRFGITYHRKLRSKRNVKSFLDDIYGIGPKRKKELINKFGTMKNIKEASIEELRKIVPEDIAIKIKES